In Syngnathoides biaculeatus isolate LvHL_M chromosome 5, ASM1980259v1, whole genome shotgun sequence, the following are encoded in one genomic region:
- the LOC133500590 gene encoding uncharacterized protein LOC133500590 isoform X1 gives MAQARVKTRVYWEIKFPDIPHCTRRRRAWYDTLLGGTGTLFGVANSADNEVTRTMLSNTGQHASEAIHQVGVWLPKAMIGQLENTDVWKKAFTWELKLWNETYDALKNLSHRGNWTTCALQMIHAEAQKERFQRIMTTENYHEWRRVWNISSKLWLQLHSERTKCNSTYCAGYWTQYNVSTVKMICKYQVLPVITTTGFWFLHLDGEWMDVGTNTTYDLKMCDETDRGMACTLQQGHSNPCLTDSEAVLCDWTREPRREMLWQIGPHALCVATMQNNSQVPSVPFVGCLYNVHLGIGETRRIV, from the coding sequence ATGGCACAAGCCAGGGTTAAAACCCGAGTgtactgggaaataaaattccccGATATACCACACTGTACACGAAGACGTAGAGCTTGGTATGATACTCTCTTAGGAGGAACGGGAACACTGTTTGGTGTAGCTAATTCTGCAGATAACGAAGTAACCAGAACAATGTTATCTAACACAGGGCAACATGCATCAGAGGCTATACATCAGGTAGGGGTATGGCTTCCAAAAGCTATGATAGGACAATTGGAAAACACAGATGTTTGGAAAAAGGCATTTACCTGGGAGttaaaattatggaatgaaacatATGATGCGTTAAAGAATCTATCACATAGAGGTAATTGGACAACCTGTGCATTGCAAATGATTCATGCGGAAGCTCAAAAAGAGCGATTCCAGAGAATAATGACAACGGAAAATTATCACGAATGGAGACGGGTTTGGAATATTAGTAGCAAACTTTGGTTACAGTTACACTCGGAgcgaacaaaatgcaacagtacATATTGTGCTGGGTATTGGACTCAGTACAATGTGTCTACTGTTAAAATGATATGTAAGTATCAAGTATTACCGGTGATTACTACCACGGGATTTTGGTTTCTACATCTGGATggagagtggatggatgtgggaacAAATACGACTTATGATCtgaaaatgtgtgacgaaacagacagaggaatggcgtgtacattacaacagggacacagcaatccatgtttaaccgactcagaggctgtactttgtgattggacgAGGGAGCCACGAAGGGAGATGTTGTGGCAAATCGGACCACATGCTCTATGTgtggcaacaatgcaaaataattcacaagtacCATCGGTTCCGTTCGTTGGTTGCTTATATAATGTGCACCTTGGCATTGGGGAAACCAGACGTATCGTTTGA
- the LOC133500590 gene encoding uncharacterized protein LOC133500590 isoform X2: protein MATVVTLRGRMVLDVEDEGSRMVPATIQLIEQAVNNERKRVRGKQQGRVESPVLAPGAELAGDGGTTSAGSKKLMKKEVSRKLFEGQRVQSEEREMLEEVMTGTRKHGQAMPSDADHREEEMESDEEDEVVLREQRKMLRALREGERLGDREESMSRAERGYNMRSKGKMMAQQEQPQTMAPLVVTHAGRHYEPLVLGMWLHWWKNCPPLCIKGHEPGLLNSYLSCQDIGGFKTSHFGIMFPDSITEYRGGSWHPPARERNAPGGDLGGVVSGAEGGLSLPSGCGANNF from the coding sequence ATGGCCACCGTAGTCACCTTGAGGGGCAGAATGGTTTTAGATGTAGAAGATGAAGGTTCACGGATGGTGCCAGCGACCATACAGTTGATTGAACAGGCTGTGAataatgagagaaagagagtgcgCGGGAAACAGCAGGGGCGTGTGGAGTCGCCCGTGCTGGCGCCAGGGGCGGAGCTAGCAGGAGACGGGGGCACCACTAGTGCAGGGAGTAAGAAGCTGATGAAGAAGGAGGTATCGCggaagttgtttgaaggacAAAGGGTGCAGAGTGAGGAAAGAGAGATGTTAGAGGAAGTGATGACGGGGACACGGAAACATGGGCAGGCAATGCCCAGCGACGCTGATCACCGTGAGGAGGAAATGGAAAGTGATGAGGAAGACGAGGTGGTGTTACGTGAACAGCGGAAGATGCTCAGAGCGTTGCGTGAAGGAGAGAGGCTGGGCGATCGTGAGGAGAGTATGTCCAGGGCTGAGCGAGGCTATAATATGCGTAGTAAAGGGAAAATGATGGCACAGCAGGAGCAGCCTCAAACAATGGCACCCCTAGTGGTGACTCATGCTGGCCGTCACTATGAGCCTTTGGTGCTCGGGATGTGGCTGCATTGGTGGAAAAATTGCCCCCCCCTCTGCATAAAAGGGCACGAGCCTGGATTACTAAATTCTTACCTGTCATGTCAGGACATTGGGGGATTTAAGACAAGCCATTTTGGGATCATGTTCCCTGATTCAATTACAGAATATCGAGGGGGCAGCTGGCACCCGCCAGCTAGGGAGAGAAACGCCCCTGGCGGAGATCTCGGAGGCGTTGTCTCGGGAGCTGAGGGCGGCCTTTCCCTCCCCAGTGGATGTGGTgccaacaatttttaa